Proteins encoded by one window of Cloacibacillus sp.:
- a CDS encoding iron-containing alcohol dehydrogenase, which translates to MSFTMYVPTKTLFGAGMLNKLHEQRLPGKKALIIISNGKSTKANGYLARLENELKLAGVEWALFDRVEPNPLHSTVMAGAAAARENGCDFIVALGGGSPMDASKGIAAMAVNEGDLWDYIHSGSGLGRPLVNRPLPIVAVTTTAGTGSETDSGGVITNEEMHEKSAILDDALFPVLAVVDPELMVSVPPKFTAYQGFDALFHSVEAYIAGTANLMSDMFALAAIENVSRYLTRAVRDGKDLKAREHVAFGNYASGFVMCVGSCASEHSLEHAMSAYHQELPHGAGLIMISRAYYRHFIDRHICDERFIRMAKAMGMTAASEPMDFIKALTKLQEECGVAELKMSDYGIKPEDFEKLAHNAMDTMGFLFQCDREPLSIEDCVAIYAASYK; encoded by the coding sequence ATGAGCTTTACAATGTATGTACCGACAAAGACGCTTTTCGGAGCGGGGATGCTGAACAAATTACATGAACAGAGGCTGCCGGGGAAAAAGGCGCTGATCATCATCTCAAACGGAAAGTCGACGAAGGCCAACGGCTATCTAGCGCGGCTGGAGAACGAGCTGAAGCTTGCGGGTGTGGAGTGGGCGCTCTTTGACAGGGTGGAACCTAATCCGCTGCATTCGACCGTGATGGCGGGAGCCGCGGCGGCGCGTGAGAACGGCTGTGATTTTATCGTCGCGCTCGGCGGCGGCAGCCCGATGGATGCCTCGAAGGGCATCGCCGCGATGGCGGTGAACGAGGGAGACCTCTGGGACTATATCCACTCCGGCAGCGGCCTGGGCCGTCCGCTTGTGAACAGGCCGCTGCCGATCGTGGCCGTCACGACGACCGCCGGCACCGGTTCCGAGACGGATTCGGGCGGCGTCATCACGAACGAGGAGATGCACGAAAAAAGCGCGATCCTCGACGATGCGCTCTTCCCTGTGCTGGCCGTCGTAGACCCGGAGCTGATGGTCTCCGTGCCGCCGAAGTTCACCGCCTATCAGGGCTTCGACGCGCTCTTCCACAGTGTGGAGGCCTATATCGCGGGGACGGCGAATCTCATGAGCGATATGTTCGCGCTCGCGGCGATCGAGAATGTGAGCCGTTATCTGACGCGCGCCGTGCGCGACGGCAAGGATCTCAAGGCGCGCGAGCACGTCGCCTTCGGAAATTACGCCTCTGGCTTTGTGATGTGCGTCGGCAGCTGCGCAAGCGAGCATTCGCTGGAACACGCGATGTCGGCCTATCATCAGGAACTGCCGCACGGCGCCGGGCTGATCATGATAAGCCGGGCCTATTACAGGCACTTCATCGACAGGCACATCTGCGACGAGCGCTTTATCCGCATGGCGAAGGCGATGGGGATGACGGCGGCCTCCGAGCCGATGGATTTTATAAAGGCGCTGACGAAACTGCAGGAGGAGTGCGGCGTGGCGGAGCTTAAGATGTCCGACTACGGCATCAAGCCGGAGGATTTTGAGAAGCTCGCGCATAACGCGATGGATACGATGGGTTTCCTCTTTCAGTGTGACAGGGAACCGCTCAGCATAG